Below is a genomic region from Papilio machaon chromosome 19, ilPapMach1.1, whole genome shotgun sequence.
GGCCGTAAGTTCGAATCCCGATTTATTAACAACTAGTATTTGCAGACATCGTCTGtgcagatttaaaaaatctagtaacaaatataatctatgtcAACCCGGGATTAGTGTAGCTTTTCAatagtaaaagaatttttcaaatcaattcaaTTGTTTCCGAggctattcaatgcaaataaacaacCAATCAAATCTTCCCTTAATTAGACATAACGTAATTTTCTAATGCCGAATTACTAACGTTACCATGGTAACTTGAACATATTACATTAACAGTTGCCTGTCTAAAGTTCTTTTCAATAATCTTGACATGTAATTATCAGCGATTTGTAACCCGCTGACATCTCTACGTTACAGTTAACTGTGCCTACGGTTCtcttattacaaaaatcataCACGTCCATATCTTGTTAACGGTTAATCGACGTAaccagttgtttttttttgtaacggaACCGCTTCTCGAAAGAGTTTTTCATATTATCAGTTTAATGTCGGTgtgttttaatgttaaaatattacctttaAATTTCACTGCGGATTCGTTAATTGGTTGTTGGTTAAAAGATTTTTGGAGATGTTGTTAACTTAGGAACAGTTTATACCTGTGTTTATACAAAGTTTACAAAACGTTTATTCTACAATTTGTtcaaaactatgttctacatttatgtcaaatttcatcgagatatATTGAGCTGTTGTTGGTTGTGGagatacattttaacaaacatacatctaaacattcgcatttataatattagtaagaataacATAGCAGATGTTTAGTTACAACTCAATCGATTGTATGCGCCTAATAACGGTCGCGAAGATCTTATTGTTATCCGGTGAAATACTTTGGTTGCAGGTAAATTTCAAGAGATGGCGCTGCACAAGGTGTTGCTATTATTAGCCGCGGCGCAATGTACATTCGCTACAAATCTCTATAGGTGtaagtgatttttttgaaCTACTACTTATCTGAAacctaaattaaaacataattaagtattttaatattaaatgagtGCCATCTATTGGTAAGTGCTCATACTACTTGCTAAAAATTTCTACCTtgtgactttaaaaaaaaaaacaaataataaaaagaaaattaactatattactattttaaaatccaGCTCCCAGACAGGCCCCGGGCAGCATATTCACAGTGGGTAACGGTGAACAATGCTTGGGATCTGACAGAAGCACGGGCGGTGTTTGTCTTTCAAGGAATCAGTGCAATACTCAAGGAGGGAAAGCTATTGGATTTTGTGGTGTATTTGCGACGTGTTGTTCAcgtaagtttctttttttaaaatatattttgtttcaaaatctagttatttttaattacatgttATCTCACAAGATGGCGCTTTTTTGCAGTAAACGCTTGCGATATAAGAACAAACACGAAAGTTGCTATTTTCATCAACCCTCCACTGAATAAAGAGTCTTCTGGCTTAGAATGCTCGTACAATGTGGAGATAAACAATAACAACGTCTGTCAGATGCGAATTGACTTTGAAACTTTCAACCTTGCACCACCAACAACGGTAAGATTAACTATACGATTTAGTTTAACAATGTAGTTAGTAGATGGcgctaaaacaaaaatgtttcagGTGGAGGCAGTAGAGAATGTGACGCAGCGTCCAGGCTACACCTGCAGAAATGATATCTTCCAAGTCACCAACCTACAAGCCAATTCTGACAGTATGCCCTCTCTGTGCGGTGACAATAGCGGACAACATTGTaagttatataattacatttgttacaagtaaCTACATTGAGTGTCATTTAATTCTTGTTGACCAATTCGACACCCCATCGAATAATCCTGTAATGCACTCTTACGGGTTTTTGCTTTTCCGTCGAATTCGGCATCTAAAGGTCCTATTACAcgttgtgatttatttttatatttttcttaattttaattacggagataaaaagtcattattgaaacagatttttttatttccggtattatcatttttccttcatagcacagaatacgtccggaatacatgaatgaaaaatgtaactataaaaattagctttgttttggtatctgaaagattcttgtacaataattattgatgaagttactaaagaaatacggttttttgcttctcctgaaaaatttgattttttcctattacggGGTTATTCGGTGGGGGCGTCGAATTAACGTTCAATATTAAGCTTCTGCTCTTTGTTGTTTAAGGAATGACTGTTGACGATTAACGAGaaaatagttgaaaattagcctattcaatatatttattgtctcGCAGTGTATGTGCGAGTTAACGCCTCAACCAACAGCCGGTCTATTCGCATCAACTTTAAGATTGCGGACCGCAACACGCAGCCGCACCTCCCGCAGGCTACTTGGAAGATAAAGGTTACACAGCTTGAGTGCTTCAATACCCTCGGGTAAGTACTGATTGACGTCCAAACCCAATAACAGATCTTTTAAGCCACTGAGTCACAAACTAGCCCAAATTGACCTCTAGGGTTTCCGGTCGCGGTGGTTCTAGTTCACCGAAGTgaggaaatttttaaaatgtgaatCTGTGCTGTCGAGCGTTGAATTCATTGTCATTAGCTTCTAAAATACTGGTAACTTAGTTTGGGAgcttttcattaaattgtttgaaacTAGAGTTTTGCATGTAATTTTGCAGGAAGTTCCGCGACGGCATCCTGGAGGCGATCACCTCCTCGCTGCCCTCCACCCCGCTCTCTTCCTCCGCTGACAGGGATGAGTACCTCATAGGTGACTACttataataactagctgtcgcccgcgactccattcgCGTGGAATCactaaaaaaacgtaattagcctatgtgttcctccagactttgttatatatctgtgccaaatttcatcaagatccattgagcagttccggagaacaaactaacaaacatccatctatccatctaaatattcgcatttataatattagtaagttgtAGCTATACAGATAATCCGTACATGCATAGTTcggtacatatttaaatacactttACTCGTATTTTAAGCGTTATTGTCTATTCTAGCGCCCCCTGGCTGCCTGCAGTACTTCCCGGACAGGTCCGGTGTGATAGAATCTTTCAACTACAACCGCGGAGACGGACCCTACATTGCCAACCTCGCGTACGCCACCTGCTTCAAGCGGACACCAGATGTCTGCGGCGTTAAGTAAGTACTTATAGTACGGTTTAGTAAAGAATAGTACAGTTCCGCACAGTAGTGAGTAcactcttttaaaaaattattagttttattagttTGGATATTCGGGACAGACAAGTCGAAAAGGCAATTTTGTGACATTATTTAACCTGCAGACTGACAGCTGCAAACTTTGAACTGGCGTACCGCGATGAGCAGAACATGCAGGTGGACACCGATTGCCAGGTGAACCCTGTGACCCAGGGGATACCACAGTCGGAGGACTATCTCTTCATACCTGAAGCGGAGACAGTCGAGGGGCTCAGAGGGTCCAAGTTCTGTGGCACTAGTGCACAGAACCAGATCATTGCTTGTGAGTATCAGAGATTTAGTTTACAGGACTTTATTTATACCTAAGCTTAGATTAACTAGACGTGAACAACATGATGTAGAAATATAGCACTTGTCCATAATCACAAGTGATATTAATAGACGTAACATTTAAAGGTGGGTACAGACTAGTGAAACGTAACATGCAATGTGTCATGCAATTAAAGAATTCACCGTACACATTGCTGCAATGTATCATGAAAGAAACACACTTTGTAACAATTTCTCATAGTTTGGACGTCTTGTGCGCGCGAAATGTGCATTTCACGCGCACGCTACGAGCATTACAAGCCGCGCGCGGAGCGATCCGTGATTTGTCGGTTTTTCGAACGAACACAAAGGGACAAACAGACGAACGCGGGAGGTTCGTAGTAAATGCGCGTTAAGAGCGCGCTATGCGTCCACGCTTGCAGCGAACATGCAATGAAAGGCACAATTATACATTTCATGTTACATTTTTCCAGTCTGTACCCACCTTTAGTGCAACTTACCGTGCATTTCTGAAACcgaaatctccgtttaaaacacatCGTTATCTCTGgtttgtcaaatattttagtctcagaaacctacaaTTAGTCGCTCTGCGAGTACACTTTGATGCATAAAACATATGgcattgaacgtgttaaaTATATCCCTAAAGGACttcaagttataaattaaatactgacaataaaaaattgtttcacgTATTAATTAGTCAAAAACTTGATCATAGAATCCAACGTAGACATTAACGTAATTCTTCATAAGAACTAAAAAACTACTTTTCCCTTCCAGCCGCTCCCCCCGGGCCGGTATACCTGCACTTCCACAGCGACAACCTGGTGACTGACGGAGTGCCGGAGTCCGGTTACAGGTTCAACTACAATGTGCTCAATAACTGTTACCTCAAGAAATAAATACTAGCAGCGGTAttctactaataaaataatcggTATTccactattttataataatcaatttatgattcagtatattttgttattacttaatgaaaatttaattttgttttataaaaggcattgttttttttttattttgatgctCGTATAATTGTACGATTACGTATGATTGTACATTTCACGTACGAAATAGTAGTTTTTggtagaaataataaaatagataagggtgagacatatttaaaaatattgactgagtataattaattctgtaatagttaaattattaattagtataGTTAATAGACCAAtcttgcattttttaattattgaataaataagaaagtaataaagtttattgatactatttttatgttttattttttaatctatatatataaaagaaagtcgtgttagttacactatttataactcaagaacggctgaatcgatttgactgaaaattggtgggcaggtagcttagaaccaggaaacggacataggatagtttttaccccgttttctattttttattccgcgcggacggaatcgcgggtaaaagctagttattaatattttcttcaattggtataaaataaaagatttttttgtagtatgtaatgttttatttctacaacaacataaaaaaccataaatatataatccaTAGATATATAATCTATAGAAGGACCATTTCATAAAATTGCGTCTAATCAAGATTCGACATTCTAAATGTTATCTTGTTTTATATGACAACACTAAGGGTATTTACCCTAATCAAAGACCttcgaagtttttttttattttttgctattttatgCTAAGGATTAGGTATCTATaggttatatatctataaatatgacataaaaaaataaagccttaatacatattcgattaaaatgtacacaatAAATGCAGTTCGTGTTTGACCATTGACTATATTTATTCCTTAATATTTAGAGTTttcttttgtcaaaaaaaatctgacaaattaaaaaaaaatgaactgaTTCTATCAAATTGAGACATAACTTTGATATAAGTTAtcgctttaaataaaaaagtcactGAAATCACTTTTCACTATTTCAAATGCCTcaatacgtaaaaaaaacagtgttaTGCCTTTTTTCAgaaagtttttgtaaaaaatttttttgacagtgaaaacgcacctttatattttacattatgaaaagaaaattcaatatcttagtaattattatattaattacatttgttatttataaaaaactatcttcagtctataaatattttttttttcgtcatcACTTTAAGAGTTTcttaatatttcagttttttacgttaataaaatactaatctactttatatacaatttaaaagctattttaattatattttttatgcgtCACAATTTGTGATATTATAcaagatttttattcatttttaaaataaaatattagaaaaaaaaattgaacggtttttttttataatatttgaaattaatttgaaacaatttacaaacaaaaaatagaaaatattgaaataaccaacattaaaaaaatactccaCTTCATAATTTAAGTCGACGCAATTTTAGTAtgaaatttctaaaaatttttCCAGAATTATTTGACATGTAActgttaaatttgaatttttttcgtaatcgctttttttaaatcgtcaAAAAATgactaattaaagaaaaaaacagtgTAGATCCACGAGTGACATGAAATCATAAGACATGACATACAAATAACTATGACCTATAGAAAGGCGGGCCCCTACTGACCGTGTAGGTGGAGAGCGGGATTCCTTTACTGCCGTATATAGGTTCAGGATTGTTTTCATACTCCACGTCGTAGTAAATACCATTTTGAttctgcaataaaataaaaaaaaagattttttttcggtcttttttgaaaaaaaaatcacattttttgtagtttttttttataaatccaaTTAagcaatgttaaaaaataaataaatttagaaaatatctttaaatggcttttatttcttaatttaatttttttttttgtacaaacgagatcttcgattttttttctctagaATGTATCGTACAGTAATtagttataagttttatttttatattaatatactagTTTAGTGACATACATGCATACTCCTGGCCCGTGACTTTGGTCTCGGCACCAACAAGTCAGTACGGTCCTGTACATGACTCGAAGCTTCGGAACTTGTTGACTCCGCCATATGATTTGTATAACCTGTTAATTACgactattttgtaatataaatggGGAAAAAATATCGTTGTCTATGATTTTTCAAAGACAACACTGGTATTTTTTTGCTCTCTTAAGTTTTGatgtttaataatgttagaTTAGGTGCTCTTAAATCTAGTTCTGGAATATGGACTATAGATATAAGATGGCAAGAAAAAcaagcaatattttaaagttatggaggttcaattaaaacataaatattactaaatattaaaaaattaaaaaataaatattaaaaaatacatcaagTTGAAAAACTCAACTAATTCtgtggaaaaaaaatttttttgttatctaacTTTGCGTTATATTTTGTAGAACTATGAGCTGTGAAAAAACTTGTGCAAGCGCATTTGAACGAAAAAGTAACTTGAGGCTTTTTCTTTCTCCCTCCTATTACTCCCTAAATGCAATacatgtatacatttttttttaatgtctgcgaaaaaaattacgctccaaaatttaaaaaaaaaacgaaaaatttgaatttaaaaaaacataaaaaatcgtAGATGTGATAAAAAAAGTCTAATAACAGAACTAGATTTAGGGcaacaaaatgttaacatatttatgaataaatttcttttcagaaTTTCAGGTTAAACCttttaatttgtacaaatGGTAATTTTTggattgaaattttttttaaaaaacattcaaactttctgcttttttatttgtatgtttgaaaAGCAATAACAAGtttaacatacttttttacaaatttaaaaaaatagtgttaagttttgttattttgttttttacatttatgatTAGAGACATGACAACTGTCAATTTACTATATGTTAATGtccatgaaatattttttaaatacttgcaACACTGTTGTGCacgaattgtcctcgctcagtgaaataccacgaccacacagaagacagacgtcaagtggaagtcattccaactacagtctgatgagtgtggtgccgaaggactcattttagtcctctttcttatcccaccccttttcttattaggaaagaaggggatttgatggaagaggggacgtgtaggaaggagaaatatcctctttcagtGCGTTCCTTTCTCCGTTGATTGAAGGTAGGCTGGATTTGcagatatctatgggcaatggtcgcttcgctatttcggcgaatacaTGTGGCCGTTtactcatttgccaccttatgatataaaaaaatagatatataactCACCATACATATTGTGATGTGAGATGGTGTTGGGTCGCGACGTGACCGTGTTCAGTGTACCCGTGTGGTGACCATGTATACCCATTCTATAATATGGATTATGGATATACAAAGATGTAATAAATggatatatacatattaaaactttaatatcagTGTAAAATTGTTAACGAAAGAATTAAGGGGAAGTAGAATTGGCAGAAgaaaaacctttataagcgaaaaaaatatcgcggtTCTTTGGATTCttgcttatttatataagaaagagcgtcggtgactcaggggttaagcacttgacttacaatctgtaggtcctgggttcgaatctcgccatgtaccaatatgtttttcgatttacatatgtacatttattcgactTTCTTatgttgaaggaaaacatcgtgatgctgcacatatctgagaagaaattcaaagatatgtgtgaagtcaacccgcacttggtcagcattgactatggcctagtctcCCCTAACTTGGGCTGATGATGacataagaaagaaaaatcctATTCTGTACATTCTTCTGTTCGTAATAGACAAGtcttttgcaattttttactttttagatGTCTATGGATATTGTTTTGTTCGCTATTTTACCTGGGTAGAGGTACCGGCGGTAGTGTTGGATATCCTCCGAACATGGCGGAGGAGGGACGGGTAGCCATCGTCTGTGCTGGGTCGGGCtacaagaaatttatttttaatttattaaaaaaaaatcatgataatagttgtttttattagtgattttattattaactagcttttacccgcgactccgtccgctcggaataaaaaaaatgcacacaagataaaaaagttcctatgtccgtctcctagttctaagctacctccccatcaattttcagctaaatcagttcgaccgatcttgagttataaatagtgtaactaacacgactttctgactatatatatatatatatatatatatatatatatatatttactagtggaatataaaaaaaagaagtatccTATAACATTCCCGTGttcatcagctaccttcctgataaagtcccgtcaaaatcggaccatccgttccggagattacccggaacagaCTTATCCATGCGGACAGagatacagataaaaaaaatcaaaaaagtatatttttctttatttagaacgcaaataaattatgtgtattaattttttttctgatatcACATaaagacactccaattttattatatgtcaatggctcctacgaataagggccgaTGTACAAATTGACAACATTACAGTAGAGGctttcaaagtttcaaccatataggaaaatatacCACATAGGTCCTTTTACTTtagccaaaaaaaaattacatctgtaaatgtgtatttgtgtttagtgcatgttaacTTAAACTAAGaagtaacttttaatattaagaaagtaaaaattatcaattacgATGGCTcctatgtataaataaaaagtaacaaattaatcatcatcagctcactataagtccccactgagggaaGCCtatcccaagttaggggtgactagtatatagtcaaccacgctggccaagtgcgggttgacttcatacatgtacatggcgggattcgaacccaggacctgcagattgcaagtcaagtgcttaataaCCCTTGAGTTACCGACGCtccaaattaataatttttactttttatgttaaaagttacTTCTTAGTTTAAgttaacatgcactaaacacaaatacacatttacagatgTATATGGTATATATTCCtgtatggttgaaactttgaaagCCTCtactgtaaagttgtcaatttgtacattaGCCCTTATTTGTAGGAGCTATAgatttatagataaataatctCACCGCATAATGATTCGCCTGCGCCATTGCTTCAGCAATCTGCGCCCACCGCA
It encodes:
- the LOC106709520 gene encoding uncharacterized protein LOC106709520; translated protein: MALHKVLLLLAAAQCTFATNLYRSPRQAPGSIFTVGNGEQCLGSDRSTGGVCLSRNQCNTQGGKAIGFCGVFATCCSLNACDIRTNTKVAIFINPPLNKESSGLECSYNVEINNNNVCQMRIDFETFNLAPPTTVEAVENVTQRPGYTCRNDIFQVTNLQANSDSMPSLCGDNSGQHLYVRVNASTNSRSIRINFKIADRNTQPHLPQATWKIKVTQLECFNTLGKFRDGILEAITSSLPSTPLSSSADRDEYLIAPPGCLQYFPDRSGVIESFNYNRGDGPYIANLAYATCFKRTPDVCGVKLTAANFELAYRDEQNMQVDTDCQVNPVTQGIPQSEDYLFIPEAETVEGLRGSKFCGTSAQNQIIASAPPGPVYLHFHSDNLVTDGVPESGYRFNYNVLNNCYLKK